Genomic window (Pseudovibrio brasiliensis):
ACAGCAAACACACAATCCGCTATTAATGCCATTCGTCCAATGGGGCAGGGCACAGGGTTCAACGTTCACTCAGGCGTATCTGCTCATACCCAACAAGGTCATAGGGAAGCAACACAGAACTACTCCTGGCAACAATCAGCCTATCGCCCCGAAGAAAGTTCTCCCTCAGTTTGGAGCGCTGCCGATATCCCGGAAGCAGGAACTCAGGAGACACAACTGGGCCTGATGGAGGCAACAGCACCTTATACAGCTTCGCCAGAGCCATCCATGGGACAAGATTCTGCCGCCGTACAAGAACATCAAGCCTACAACCTCGTTGATGCACCATCAGCGGATTCACGCGCGCATGCCCATGAACTGCCAGAAGACAGAGAAAGCTTCCCTCTCGGGGCAGCACGAGCACAAATCCACGAAACCTACATCGTATCCCAGACGAAAGACGGTCTCGTAATCGTAGACCAGCACGCCGCACACGAACGCCTTGTCTACGAACAGCTCAAAGAAGACCTTGCAAAGCGGGATGTTCCAAGACAAATGCTCTTGATTCCGGAGATCGTCGATCTCCCAGAAGAGGACGTCGCCCGCCTGGAAGAACGTGCTTCTGAGCTGGAAGAAGTAGGTCTCGTCCTGGAACGCTTTGGTCCTGGAGCAATAGCTGTCAGAGAAACGCCATCCATGCTGAAGCGATTGAATATCAAAGCTTTGGTGCAAGATCTGGCCGATGACTTTGTTGAGTACGACAGTTCAACACGCATCAGAGAGAAGCTGGATCTGGTGGCTGCTACGATGGCATGTCATGGCTCAATCAGAGCAGGCCGCCGCATGCGCCCCGAAGAGATGGACAATCTGCTCAGAGATATGGAAGCGACTCCAAAGTCCGGCCAATGCAACCACGGTCGCCCAACATGGATTGAGCTAAAGCTTCATGACATCGAACGTCTCTTTGGGCGTCATTGATCTCACAATCAAAAAACCAGAAGGGGCGGATCAATGATCCGCCCCTTCCAGTTCGTATTCTCGACTACACTAAGTAATCGATGGGTTCTGACATGTGGCCTCAGAAGTCCCTTTGAACACGGAGCAGGATGGAGATGATATCCTGCTGACCGATTGGGCGAGTTGGGTTACCACCGTTAACTGCGTTATCTGGATACAGATCACCCAAACCTACGTTACGGTACGCAACTTCAGTACCGATTTCGAAGCCGCTAACAGGTGTCCAGCCGATCTTACCGACAACATCCCACTGGCTCTGGTTCCATAGGAACTTGGAGCGAGCGTTGGCGAAGGAAGCCTGGATAGCTGCGTTCCACTCAGGTGAGAAGTCTGCCTGGAAGCCCCAAGCAATGGACCAACCGGTAGCAATACCGTCTTCACCATCTGTGAGCGATGTTGAATCCCATACGACGTTCTGCCAGTCACTGTTCACGTAACCGAGTGCGCCTTGAGAGAAGGTTGCCTGAACCACACCCTGGAAGCCGGAGAGATAGCTGGTGAAGAATGGTAGATTAAATTCTACACCACCACCGACGGCCCAACCAAGGAGACCAGAAGGATAAGATTCAAGATAACGGATCTCTGTCAAAGCACCCATGATCTGGGCAGAACCCCAACCTTGGTCCAAGCGGATGTTTGCAACCAGATCTGGGAAGCGCATGCCGCCGTAACCCTGGTTAAATCCTGTAGAGTTAAGATACTCACCAGTAAAGAGGTTTTGCTGACGAGCAGTTCTGTCTTCTACAGACCAGCTGGTTGAAAGGCCATTGCCTAGGTCAAATGTGTAACCGGCAAGCCAGAGGTTTTGGTCAGAGTATGCAACGGTGGTGATCGCACCATATGCATAACCGGTCCAGAAGTCATAGAAGGACTGTGCGCGACCGATGGTCATACCGCCAAACTGTACGAACGCATAATCAAGCGTCATAACAGTGTTGTCCTGCTCAACCCCAAACGAGCCGACTGGGTTGTTCACGTTGGGAACGGAGCTGTCATCCTGAATAAAGCCAGGAGTATCAACTGTTCCAAACAAATCGATGTAAGCGCGAAGCAGACCGTATTCTGTTTGAGTCCGTGCGTCCATGCGGAGGTAACCACGTGCACGAGTGGATGTTGAATTTCTTGTCCGTTCGGACCAGTCGCTTGGTGCCGCTCCAAAATTGTTGAAGCGATATTCAGCACGAACTCGACCGCGAATTCTCAAACAGGTATCAGTGCCTGGAATATAAAAATATCCAGTACCGTAGGCGTCACAGATCTGGACGTATTCTACGGGCTCCGGCGCAACGGGAAGATCGGCTGCAAGGACCGGAGTGGCACTCATCATAAGCGCTGCTGCGGCGCTAGTTGTAAAGTGGCGCATAATTCGACTCCTAAATCGGGTTGAAACCCACTCCTCAAACAAGGTTAATTGACAAAACTACTTAAGGCGGCCCAAATGCTGCCTAAGCAAAACTGATTTTATTTTTGTGTACGCGAATTCCCTGCAGCAATTGATGCCAGCACATCCTTATCGATGCAATAATAACTCTAAAAATAACCTAGAGTTATCAAGCTAATCGAAACCGCTGTTTCATTCCTGCAACGCTTTTATCCAAAACTAGGTAGATATAACAAAGACGAAATCGGGGTCGATCTCCGTAAATTAAGTGCTTGTTATTGTTTATTAAAAGTTTGTTTCGCAGATTCCTTGGCCTTTTTATATGCAATCTGCGTCATTCGAATCAAAGACTCACTGAGCGCCAAATCTGGAAAATTCAGGCTTTCCCTTATAAGTATAGTGATAGTAATGACAAGTATTCGTGCTTTACGTTGGTTTGGGGAATTCTGCGTTCTTTTGAGGTGTGACGCGTTGCTAAGTGAACTGTGAACCCGATCCCCTCAAATCCCGGAGATCTCGGCCCCAACCATCCCGCGAGGATAACTCTTACGACCACCACTGTCGAAAACCACCCCGCCACCCCGTGTCAGACAGTCTCCACCACCGCCCCACTCAGCCGCATCCACCACCGTGAAGCTTCATCCCACACCACCACCCAGCCCAAACAAAAAAGGCCCTCCCGAAACCACGTCGGGAAGGCCTTCTTCTACTCTTTATATATAAGGGCGGTCTGAACGAGCACGCACCGCGCTCAGCTCCAAGTCCTCAGCAGGCTCAGAATCTCCGCGTCTAGCTCAGACCCAAACCCTTTGCCGGAACCGCATGCCGAGAGGTCGCTTTACAGCCCCACGTACCGCACAATCAAGATCTGGCTGTCACCGGCGTGGCGCACGTCCAGTCCCTCAAACCCATCGGGGATCACCGGCGACACGCTCGCATCTTCTTCCCAGATGCATAGTGCGCCTTCATTGAGCCAGCCACCGGCTGCGGCACTCGCCAGAGCCTTTTCGCCCAGCTCCTGCCGGTAGGGCGGATCTAGAAACACCAGATCGAACGGCATCATGGTGCCGGCATGTCCCAGAGAAGTCGCATCGCGGCGCAGGATCTTCGTGGCCCCCATTAAACCGGTGGTCTCCACATTCCGGCGGATCAGACCGCGCGGCTCCACGGCGTCTTCAACGAACACGCAGTATTTGCTGCCACGGCTCATCGCTTCCAGACCCAGAGCACCGGTGCCTGCGAACAGGTCTAGCACACGGGCATCCTGAACCGGATTGCCATAGGCATGAGCGAGAACATTGAAGATGGTCTCTCTCATCCGGTCAGTGGTTGGCCGTGTATTCTGCGTCTTGGGTGTAGCGAGCGCTGTTCCCCGAAATCGTCCAGCAACAATTCTCACGAGTTTCTGCCACCTTTATGTCCGCGAGGCGCACCGCGATCACCGCCTGGGCGACCACCACGCGCTTTATCTCCGCCAAAGCTCTTGCCAGAACGAGGGCCTTTGCTGAAGCCACGTTTTTCGCCATCACGGCCACCTTCACGAGGGCCTTTGCTAAAGCCGCGCTTATCACCATCACGGCCACCCTCACGAGGGCCCTTGCTGAAGCCACGTTTCTCGCCATCACGGCCACCCTCACGAGGGCCCTTGCTGAAGCCACGTTTCTCGCCATCACGGCCACCGTCACGAGGACCTTTGCTGAAGCCACGTTTCTCGCCATCATGGCCACCGTCACGAGGGCCTTTGCTGAAGCCACGCTTTTCGCCATCACGGCCACCGTCACGAGGACCTTTGCTGAAGCCGCGCTTGTCACCATCGCGACCACCGCGTGGACCTTTGTTAAAGCCGCCACGCTTTTCATCAGATGGAGCATCATCGCGGGAGCGACGATTGGAGAAGCGGCGCTCGCCCTCAGTTGGGCCAGTATCACCGGTGTACTTCGCGTTTTCTGCCGGGTTGAAGCGGCCACCGCGACGATCTTCGCGGCTTGGTGTATCTTCTGCAGAACG
Coding sequences:
- a CDS encoding porin; its protein translation is MRHFTTSAAAALMMSATPVLAADLPVAPEPVEYVQICDAYGTGYFYIPGTDTCLRIRGRVRAEYRFNNFGAAPSDWSERTRNSTSTRARGYLRMDARTQTEYGLLRAYIDLFGTVDTPGFIQDDSSVPNVNNPVGSFGVEQDNTVMTLDYAFVQFGGMTIGRAQSFYDFWTGYAYGAITTVAYSDQNLWLAGYTFDLGNGLSTSWSVEDRTARQQNLFTGEYLNSTGFNQGYGGMRFPDLVANIRLDQGWGSAQIMGALTEIRYLESYPSGLLGWAVGGGVEFNLPFFTSYLSGFQGVVQATFSQGALGYVNSDWQNVVWDSTSLTDGEDGIATGWSIAWGFQADFSPEWNAAIQASFANARSKFLWNQSQWDVVGKIGWTPVSGFEIGTEVAYRNVGLGDLYPDNAVNGGNPTRPIGQQDIISILLRVQRDF
- the rsmD gene encoding 16S rRNA (guanine(966)-N(2))-methyltransferase RsmD, translating into MRIVAGRFRGTALATPKTQNTRPTTDRMRETIFNVLAHAYGNPVQDARVLDLFAGTGALGLEAMSRGSKYCVFVEDAVEPRGLIRRNVETTGLMGATKILRRDATSLGHAGTMMPFDLVFLDPPYRQELGEKALASAAAGGWLNEGALCIWEEDASVSPVIPDGFEGLDVRHAGDSQILIVRYVGL